The Lycium barbarum isolate Lr01 chromosome 12, ASM1917538v2, whole genome shotgun sequence genome includes a region encoding these proteins:
- the LOC132623298 gene encoding la-related protein 1C-like → MATATNPTPTSALHSLRNTNTDSGAASLGSPRRSPAARGAWTQIVRGGESESLIAATSSSPPPPLSPSSSSEQIVNSSNDRSPSKVAGNTSSFSPEDAVVEAQVDSSDNSSNAAKKPVWNKPSNGAVEVVSPVMGAVSWPALSESTKASPKADLLKALPEGSDSLSQGAGMTFPPSQKQVNPNNANTNSTPNHAPTRQRSMKRGGGNQSNYPSSNGGFPQQQPLQGSVVEITQNNSGKSGNSGAESTLRVNNHRDGGHRGVFGSQSPGGNEHQQHRSSYRRGNGGPHPRGDGSYHHGYGGRRDQERGNQDWNPNRSFGSRDANMQPQRGPTRPFFRGPPHTSPHFMPQPLPVRPPFGAPMVYPEVPPPVIYVPGLPTDPLRMPMIAPMPPMFFHVPDTQLYSKIVSQIDYYFSNENLIKDTFLRQNMDEQGWVPVNLIAGFKKVMQLTDNLQLILDAVRSSTVVEVQGEKIRRRNDWMNWAMPPSVQYSTVSSPLSHKKSSTDSLAEHFQSVVFDEKTEQFTYHSRSSSAELSSSSKQSDNEIGEQAVAQRGRPMPFGNPTN, encoded by the exons ATGGCTACAGCTACTAACCCAACGCCGACATCGGCGCTTCATTCACTAAGGAATACTAACACCGATTCCGGCGCAGCCTCTCTCGGCAGCCCCCGGCGATCTCCGGCGGCGCGTGGCGCGTGGACTCAGATCGTTCGCGGCGGCGAATCAGAATCTCTGATTGCGGCAacctcttcttctcctcctcctcctctttctCCTTCGTCTTCGTCGGAGCAGATCGTGAACTCCTCTAATGATCGCTCGCCTTCTAAAGTTGCTGGAAATACCTCTTCGTTTTCGCCTGAGGATGCTGTCGTAGAAGCACAGGTTGACAGCTCCGATAATAGTAGCAATGCTGCTAAGAAACCTGTGTGGAATAAACCGTCAAACGGTGCTGTTGAGGTTGTCAGTCCGGTAATGGGTGCTGTGTCTTGGCCTGCTCTTTCTGAGTCTACAAAGGCTTCCCCAAAAGCTGATTTACTCAAAGCTTTGCCGGAGGGATCAGATTCTTTATCACAG GGTGCAGGAATGACATTTCCACCTTCTCAAAAGCAAGTTAATCCTAATAATGCCAACACTAATTCAACTCCAAACCATGCTCCCACCCGGCAAAGGTCTATGAAGCGTGGTGGTGGTAATCAAAGCAATTATCCATCATCGAATGGTGGATTTCCCCAGCAGCAGCCACTACAGGGTTCAGTGGTGGAAATAACCCAGAATAATTCTGGGAAATCCGGTAATTCTGGTGCTGAGTCTACTTTGAGGGTCAACAATCATCGAGATGGAGGGCACCGGGGAGTATTTGGATCTCAATCCCCTGGTGGTAATGAGCATCAACAGCATCGGAGTTCTTATAGGAGGGGAAATGGTGGGCCGCATCCCCGAGGAGATGGCTCTTATCATCATGGTTATGGAGGCAGGCGTGATCAGGAGCGCGGTAATCAGGATTGGAACCCCAATAGAAGTTTTGGTAGCCGAGATGCCAACATGCAACCTCAGAGAGGTCCAACTAGGCCATTCTTTCGTGGCCCACCTCATACTTCTCCACATTTTATGCCACAACCCTTGCCTGTGCGGCCGCCTTTTGGGGCTCCCATGGTTTACCCCG AAGTTCCGCCTCCTGTTATTTATGTTCCAGGCCTACCCACAGATCCTCTCAGAATGCCTATGATTGCTCCTATGCCGCCTATGTTCTTTCATGTTCCAGATACCCAATTGTATTCTAAAATAGTGAGCCAGATAGATTATTATTTCAG TAATGAAAATTTAATTAAGGATACATTCTTGCGGCAGAACATGGATGAACAAGGATGGGTTCCAGTTAATCTTATAGCAGGCTTCAAAAAA GTGATGCAGCTGACAGATAATTTACAGCTAATACTGGATGCTGTGCGTTCCTCAACAGTTGTAGAAGTGCAG GGAGAAAAGATAAGGCGAAGAAATGATTGGATGAATTGGGCCATGCCGCCATCAGTTCAGTATTCAACTGTGTCAAGTCCTCTGTCTCATAAAAAATCTAGTACTGATTCACTTGCAGAACATTTCCAAAGTGTTGTATTTGATGAGAAGACAGAGCAATTCACATATCATAGTAGATCATCTTCTGCCGAATTAAGTAGCTCATCTAAACAGTCTGACAATGAGATTGGTGAACAAGCTGTTGCTCAGCGTGGGCGGCCAATGCCATTTGGAAATCCAACTAATTGA